The following proteins are co-located in the Myxocyprinus asiaticus isolate MX2 ecotype Aquarium Trade chromosome 44, UBuf_Myxa_2, whole genome shotgun sequence genome:
- the LOC127434164 gene encoding myb-related protein A-like isoform X2, with product MANMKSRSEDEDDERHSTDPDIRDPKNSKKTLCKIKWSRDEDDKLKKLVEQHGTDAWKLIANYFPTRTDGQCQHRWQKVLNPELVKGPWTKEEDQRVIELVHKYGPKRWSVIAKHLQGRIGKQCRERWHNHLNPEVKKSSWTQEEDRIIYEAHKRLGNRWAEISKLLPGRTDNSIKNHWNSTMRRKVEHEGYLQEGSKSYSSDPGQKKRTKASPAVEYPHEQNQVILSNQSQQHRYPYGSQRGQCMDNITVEVFSFMSNPESYSSWSDSLPDDTVTTTESLDDRGGELCHLQEGRAAAVPLPVSPSKFLAAEASAVLSTLETIPEFAETMELIDSDPLAWSDVTSFDLSEGGPSPKPANPTGACPAVNRSTECLGYPINSTTVPEMSIQCATMIQGKSVTLSNTCMNRFSTPPLSIIRKKRRDRGDQSPPDERNCSPFIDSNGNSPKNTPVKGLPFSPSQFFNVSGGEPLTLDNPALTSTPVCGQKCLHNTPHQRETTPKHQKENAGFRTPKIHKNIVAHTPRTPTPFKNALAAQEKMHGPLRVVPQPLALLEEDIREVLKEETGSDIFTQEQNQLQYRSYEQMEAPARKVRKSLMLDSWEKDCLNVQLFPQQTINNGGQSLKDGLLTRSMLMMPFSERGENSCSPDSLKDSLSMVCSFSPLGKREAMIQRSPPHKTPPQQANEWESVVFGKTEDQLIMTEQARRYLKTNSTTCISRALVL from the exons ATGGCCAACATGAAGTCTCGCAG TGAAGATGAGGATGATGAACGTCATTCTACAGACCCTGACATCAGAGATCCCAAAAATTCAAAAAAGACCCTTTGCAAAATTAAATGGTCCCGGGATGAg GATGATAAGCTAAAGAAACTTGTTGAGCAACACGGAACTGATGCTTGGAAATTAATCGCTAATTATTTCCCA ACAAGAACAGATGGTCAATGTCAGCACCGTTGGCAAAAGGTGCTCAACCCGGAGCTGGTGAAAGGACCCTGGACAAAAGAGGAGGATCAGAGG GTGATCGAGCTAGTTCATAAGTACGGACCCAAACGGTGGTCAGTGATTGCCAAGCACTTACAGGGCCGCATAGGCAAACAGTGCAGAGAGCGCTGGCACAATCACCTCAACCCAGAGGTGAAGAAATCCTCCTGGACTCAGGAAGAAGATCGCATCATCTATGAAGCTCATAAACGCCTGGGCAACCGCTGGGCTGAGATCTCAAAGCTGCTGCCTGGAAG GACAGACAACTCCATTAAGAATCATTGGAACTCCACCATGCGCAGGAAGGTAGAACATGAGGGCTACTTACAGGAGGGCAGCAAGAGCTACAGCAGTGACCCTGGCCAGAAGAAACGGACCAAAGCCAGCCCAGCGGTGGAATATCCACATGAACAGAATCAAGTGATCCTGAGCAACCAATCACAG cagcacagaTACCCGTATGGTTCACAAAGGGGCCAGTGTATGGACAACATTACAGTCGAGGTCTTTAGCTTCATGTCG AATCCAGAGAGTTACTCCAGCTGGTCAGACAGCCTCCCCGATGATACTGTGACCACCACAGAGAGTTTGGATGATAGAGGAGGCGAGCTGTGTCATTTACAGGAGGGCCGGGCTGCTGCTGTGCCTCTGCCAGTCTCTCCCAGCAAATTCCTGGCTGCTGAGGCCAGCGCTGTGTTGTCCACTCTAGAGACCATACCAGAGTTTGCAGAGACCATGGAGCTCATAGACTCG GATCCTCTGGCCTGGAGTGATGTGACCAGCTTTGATCTCTCTGAGGGAGGCCCCTCCCCAAAGCCCGCTAACCCCACTGGGGCTTGTCCAGCAGTGAATAGAAGCACAGAATGCCTTGGCTACCCAATAAATTCAACCACTGTTCCAGAGATGAGCATACAGTGTGCCACCATGATCCAGGGCAAGTCTGTTACTCTCTCCAACACCTGCATGAACAGGTTCAGTACTCCACCACTTTCCATTATCagaaagaagagaagagacagaGGGGATCAGTCCCCTCCAGATGAAAGGAACTGCAGCCCTTTTATAGACAGCAATGGAAACTCACCCAAAAACACCCCTGTCAAAGGCCTACCCTTCTCCCCATCTCAG TTTTTCAACGTATCTGGTGGTGAGCCCCTGACCCTGGACAATCCTGCTCTTACGTCCACCCCAGTGTGTGGGCAGAAATGTCTTCACAACACACCCCACCAGAGAGAAACCACACCAAAACACCAGAAGGAGAATGCAGG TTTTAGGACCCCCAAAATCCATAAGAACATTGTGGCCCACACACCAAGGACACCTACCCCTTTCAAAAATGCCCTGGCTGCCCAGGAGAAGATGCATGGGCCATTAAGAGTTGTG CCCCAGCCTCTGGCACTTCTTGAGGAGGACATCAGAGAGGTTCTCAAAGAGGAAACAGGGTCTGACATATTCACACAAGAGCAGAATCAGCTTCAGTACAGATCTTATGAG CAAATGGAAGCTCCTGCTAGGAAAGTGAGAAAATCTTTGATGTTGGACAGCTGGGAAAAAGACTGTCTGAATGTACAACTGTTTCCCCAACAGACGATTAACAACGGTGGACAA TCTCTTAAAGATGGTCTACTGACCAGATCTATGCTCATGATGCCATTTTCAGAGAGAGGGGAGAACTCTTGCTCTCCTGAttcattgaaggattcactttccATGGTCTGTTCCTTTAGCCCACTGGGCAAAAGAGAAGCCATGATCCAGAGGAGCCCACCTCACAAAACCCCTCCACAG
- the LOC127434164 gene encoding myb-related protein A-like isoform X1: MANMKSRSEDEDDERHSTDPDIRDPKNSKKTLCKIKWSRDEDDKLKKLVEQHGTDAWKLIANYFPTRTDGQCQHRWQKVLNPELVKGPWTKEEDQRVIELVHKYGPKRWSVIAKHLQGRIGKQCRERWHNHLNPEVKKSSWTQEEDRIIYEAHKRLGNRWAEISKLLPGRTDNSIKNHWNSTMRRKVEHEGYLQEGSKSYSSDPGQKKRTKASPAVEYPHEQNQVILSNQSQQHRYPYGSQRGQCMDNITVEVFSFMSPCHDDPEKEKRIKELELLLMSAESEVRRQSGPRNPESYSSWSDSLPDDTVTTTESLDDRGGELCHLQEGRAAAVPLPVSPSKFLAAEASAVLSTLETIPEFAETMELIDSDPLAWSDVTSFDLSEGGPSPKPANPTGACPAVNRSTECLGYPINSTTVPEMSIQCATMIQGKSVTLSNTCMNRFSTPPLSIIRKKRRDRGDQSPPDERNCSPFIDSNGNSPKNTPVKGLPFSPSQFFNVSGGEPLTLDNPALTSTPVCGQKCLHNTPHQRETTPKHQKENAGFRTPKIHKNIVAHTPRTPTPFKNALAAQEKMHGPLRVVPQPLALLEEDIREVLKEETGSDIFTQEQNQLQYRSYEQMEAPARKVRKSLMLDSWEKDCLNVQLFPQQTINNGGQSLKDGLLTRSMLMMPFSERGENSCSPDSLKDSLSMVCSFSPLGKREAMIQRSPPHKTPPQQANEWESVVFGKTEDQLIMTEQARRYLKTNSTTCISRALVL, from the exons ATGGCCAACATGAAGTCTCGCAG TGAAGATGAGGATGATGAACGTCATTCTACAGACCCTGACATCAGAGATCCCAAAAATTCAAAAAAGACCCTTTGCAAAATTAAATGGTCCCGGGATGAg GATGATAAGCTAAAGAAACTTGTTGAGCAACACGGAACTGATGCTTGGAAATTAATCGCTAATTATTTCCCA ACAAGAACAGATGGTCAATGTCAGCACCGTTGGCAAAAGGTGCTCAACCCGGAGCTGGTGAAAGGACCCTGGACAAAAGAGGAGGATCAGAGG GTGATCGAGCTAGTTCATAAGTACGGACCCAAACGGTGGTCAGTGATTGCCAAGCACTTACAGGGCCGCATAGGCAAACAGTGCAGAGAGCGCTGGCACAATCACCTCAACCCAGAGGTGAAGAAATCCTCCTGGACTCAGGAAGAAGATCGCATCATCTATGAAGCTCATAAACGCCTGGGCAACCGCTGGGCTGAGATCTCAAAGCTGCTGCCTGGAAG GACAGACAACTCCATTAAGAATCATTGGAACTCCACCATGCGCAGGAAGGTAGAACATGAGGGCTACTTACAGGAGGGCAGCAAGAGCTACAGCAGTGACCCTGGCCAGAAGAAACGGACCAAAGCCAGCCCAGCGGTGGAATATCCACATGAACAGAATCAAGTGATCCTGAGCAACCAATCACAG cagcacagaTACCCGTATGGTTCACAAAGGGGCCAGTGTATGGACAACATTACAGTCGAGGTCTTTAGCTTCATGTCG CCGTGCCATGATGAcccagagaaagagaaaagaattAAGGAGCTAGAGCTGTTGCTAATGTCAGCTGAGAGTGAAGTCAGAAGACAGTCTGGCCCTCGT AATCCAGAGAGTTACTCCAGCTGGTCAGACAGCCTCCCCGATGATACTGTGACCACCACAGAGAGTTTGGATGATAGAGGAGGCGAGCTGTGTCATTTACAGGAGGGCCGGGCTGCTGCTGTGCCTCTGCCAGTCTCTCCCAGCAAATTCCTGGCTGCTGAGGCCAGCGCTGTGTTGTCCACTCTAGAGACCATACCAGAGTTTGCAGAGACCATGGAGCTCATAGACTCG GATCCTCTGGCCTGGAGTGATGTGACCAGCTTTGATCTCTCTGAGGGAGGCCCCTCCCCAAAGCCCGCTAACCCCACTGGGGCTTGTCCAGCAGTGAATAGAAGCACAGAATGCCTTGGCTACCCAATAAATTCAACCACTGTTCCAGAGATGAGCATACAGTGTGCCACCATGATCCAGGGCAAGTCTGTTACTCTCTCCAACACCTGCATGAACAGGTTCAGTACTCCACCACTTTCCATTATCagaaagaagagaagagacagaGGGGATCAGTCCCCTCCAGATGAAAGGAACTGCAGCCCTTTTATAGACAGCAATGGAAACTCACCCAAAAACACCCCTGTCAAAGGCCTACCCTTCTCCCCATCTCAG TTTTTCAACGTATCTGGTGGTGAGCCCCTGACCCTGGACAATCCTGCTCTTACGTCCACCCCAGTGTGTGGGCAGAAATGTCTTCACAACACACCCCACCAGAGAGAAACCACACCAAAACACCAGAAGGAGAATGCAGG TTTTAGGACCCCCAAAATCCATAAGAACATTGTGGCCCACACACCAAGGACACCTACCCCTTTCAAAAATGCCCTGGCTGCCCAGGAGAAGATGCATGGGCCATTAAGAGTTGTG CCCCAGCCTCTGGCACTTCTTGAGGAGGACATCAGAGAGGTTCTCAAAGAGGAAACAGGGTCTGACATATTCACACAAGAGCAGAATCAGCTTCAGTACAGATCTTATGAG CAAATGGAAGCTCCTGCTAGGAAAGTGAGAAAATCTTTGATGTTGGACAGCTGGGAAAAAGACTGTCTGAATGTACAACTGTTTCCCCAACAGACGATTAACAACGGTGGACAA TCTCTTAAAGATGGTCTACTGACCAGATCTATGCTCATGATGCCATTTTCAGAGAGAGGGGAGAACTCTTGCTCTCCTGAttcattgaaggattcactttccATGGTCTGTTCCTTTAGCCCACTGGGCAAAAGAGAAGCCATGATCCAGAGGAGCCCACCTCACAAAACCCCTCCACAG
- the LOC127434164 gene encoding myb-related protein A-like isoform X3 — protein MANMKSRSEDEDDERHSTDPDIRDPKNSKKTLCKIKWSRDEDDKLKKLVEQHGTDAWKLIANYFPTRTDGQCQHRWQKVLNPELVKGPWTKEEDQRVIELVHKYGPKRWSVIAKHLQGRIGKQCRERWHNHLNPEVKKSSWTQEEDRIIYEAHKRLGNRWAEISKLLPGRTDNSIKNHWNSTMRRKVEHEGYLQEGSKSYSSDPGQKKRTKASPAVEYPHEQNQVILSNQSQHRYPYGSQRGQCMDNITVEVFSFMSNPESYSSWSDSLPDDTVTTTESLDDRGGELCHLQEGRAAAVPLPVSPSKFLAAEASAVLSTLETIPEFAETMELIDSDPLAWSDVTSFDLSEGGPSPKPANPTGACPAVNRSTECLGYPINSTTVPEMSIQCATMIQGKSVTLSNTCMNRFSTPPLSIIRKKRRDRGDQSPPDERNCSPFIDSNGNSPKNTPVKGLPFSPSQFFNVSGGEPLTLDNPALTSTPVCGQKCLHNTPHQRETTPKHQKENAGFRTPKIHKNIVAHTPRTPTPFKNALAAQEKMHGPLRVVPQPLALLEEDIREVLKEETGSDIFTQEQNQLQYRSYEQMEAPARKVRKSLMLDSWEKDCLNVQLFPQQTINNGGQSLKDGLLTRSMLMMPFSERGENSCSPDSLKDSLSMVCSFSPLGKREAMIQRSPPHKTPPQQANEWESVVFGKTEDQLIMTEQARRYLKTNSTTCISRALVL, from the exons ATGGCCAACATGAAGTCTCGCAG TGAAGATGAGGATGATGAACGTCATTCTACAGACCCTGACATCAGAGATCCCAAAAATTCAAAAAAGACCCTTTGCAAAATTAAATGGTCCCGGGATGAg GATGATAAGCTAAAGAAACTTGTTGAGCAACACGGAACTGATGCTTGGAAATTAATCGCTAATTATTTCCCA ACAAGAACAGATGGTCAATGTCAGCACCGTTGGCAAAAGGTGCTCAACCCGGAGCTGGTGAAAGGACCCTGGACAAAAGAGGAGGATCAGAGG GTGATCGAGCTAGTTCATAAGTACGGACCCAAACGGTGGTCAGTGATTGCCAAGCACTTACAGGGCCGCATAGGCAAACAGTGCAGAGAGCGCTGGCACAATCACCTCAACCCAGAGGTGAAGAAATCCTCCTGGACTCAGGAAGAAGATCGCATCATCTATGAAGCTCATAAACGCCTGGGCAACCGCTGGGCTGAGATCTCAAAGCTGCTGCCTGGAAG GACAGACAACTCCATTAAGAATCATTGGAACTCCACCATGCGCAGGAAGGTAGAACATGAGGGCTACTTACAGGAGGGCAGCAAGAGCTACAGCAGTGACCCTGGCCAGAAGAAACGGACCAAAGCCAGCCCAGCGGTGGAATATCCACATGAACAGAATCAAGTGATCCTGAGCAACCAATCACAG cacagaTACCCGTATGGTTCACAAAGGGGCCAGTGTATGGACAACATTACAGTCGAGGTCTTTAGCTTCATGTCG AATCCAGAGAGTTACTCCAGCTGGTCAGACAGCCTCCCCGATGATACTGTGACCACCACAGAGAGTTTGGATGATAGAGGAGGCGAGCTGTGTCATTTACAGGAGGGCCGGGCTGCTGCTGTGCCTCTGCCAGTCTCTCCCAGCAAATTCCTGGCTGCTGAGGCCAGCGCTGTGTTGTCCACTCTAGAGACCATACCAGAGTTTGCAGAGACCATGGAGCTCATAGACTCG GATCCTCTGGCCTGGAGTGATGTGACCAGCTTTGATCTCTCTGAGGGAGGCCCCTCCCCAAAGCCCGCTAACCCCACTGGGGCTTGTCCAGCAGTGAATAGAAGCACAGAATGCCTTGGCTACCCAATAAATTCAACCACTGTTCCAGAGATGAGCATACAGTGTGCCACCATGATCCAGGGCAAGTCTGTTACTCTCTCCAACACCTGCATGAACAGGTTCAGTACTCCACCACTTTCCATTATCagaaagaagagaagagacagaGGGGATCAGTCCCCTCCAGATGAAAGGAACTGCAGCCCTTTTATAGACAGCAATGGAAACTCACCCAAAAACACCCCTGTCAAAGGCCTACCCTTCTCCCCATCTCAG TTTTTCAACGTATCTGGTGGTGAGCCCCTGACCCTGGACAATCCTGCTCTTACGTCCACCCCAGTGTGTGGGCAGAAATGTCTTCACAACACACCCCACCAGAGAGAAACCACACCAAAACACCAGAAGGAGAATGCAGG TTTTAGGACCCCCAAAATCCATAAGAACATTGTGGCCCACACACCAAGGACACCTACCCCTTTCAAAAATGCCCTGGCTGCCCAGGAGAAGATGCATGGGCCATTAAGAGTTGTG CCCCAGCCTCTGGCACTTCTTGAGGAGGACATCAGAGAGGTTCTCAAAGAGGAAACAGGGTCTGACATATTCACACAAGAGCAGAATCAGCTTCAGTACAGATCTTATGAG CAAATGGAAGCTCCTGCTAGGAAAGTGAGAAAATCTTTGATGTTGGACAGCTGGGAAAAAGACTGTCTGAATGTACAACTGTTTCCCCAACAGACGATTAACAACGGTGGACAA TCTCTTAAAGATGGTCTACTGACCAGATCTATGCTCATGATGCCATTTTCAGAGAGAGGGGAGAACTCTTGCTCTCCTGAttcattgaaggattcactttccATGGTCTGTTCCTTTAGCCCACTGGGCAAAAGAGAAGCCATGATCCAGAGGAGCCCACCTCACAAAACCCCTCCACAG